One window of Cherax quadricarinatus isolate ZL_2023a chromosome 16, ASM3850222v1, whole genome shotgun sequence genomic DNA carries:
- the LOC128688910 gene encoding long-chain-fatty-acid--CoA ligase 1 isoform X4, translating into MGGVVAAAALVTATYYLTRPASVPPQVDLDEQSHTIVEGAELIRVSKLTKEAREGKFMKFLYEDTRTLYDVFRRGVKESNNGPCLGWREGPGKPYQWLHYNEALLRAKNFGAGLVALGLNPGPETFIGIYSQNCPEWILTEQGLYCQSMVIVPLYDTLGPEACNFIINQASINTVVCQDDRKMSQLLQNPPKCLKTLIAIKDISPETAERAKKLGMVIKFFEEIETLGAASELPELPPQPEDLCTICYTSGTTGNPKGVMLSHENIVADVSATLLQLAEHKPHKSDVMLSFLPLAHMLERCCEVAVYIAGGAVGFYSGDIRNLVDDYKALRPTITPSVPRLLNRVYDKVTSSVNGSAIKKLMLKMAAASKKAEIERGVIRRSSIWDKLVFKKVQDGMGGRLRLLVVGSAPLAGNVLTFMRVALGCVIVEGYGQTECGAPATLTIQGDYRPDHVGPPIACNAIKLCDVPDMDYYAAQGQGEVCIKGSNVFKGYFKDPEKTREAVDASGWLHTGDIGQWLPNGTLKIIDRKKHIFKLAQGEYIAPEKIENIYVRSQYVAQVFVHGEGLKASVVGIVVPEVEAIKEWAREQEIPGTLSVLCANPHIKQLIMDDITNLGKAAGLKSFEQVKDIYLHPDLFSVQNGLLTPTLKSKRPQLKKYFTPQIDDMYAKLP; encoded by the exons GGCGCAGAGCTGATCCGTGTGTCGAAGCTGACCAAGGAGGCCCGGGAGGGCAAGTTCATGAAGTTTTTATATGAGGACACCAGAACACTCTACGATGTCTTCCGTAGAGGTGTTAAGGAATCTA ATAATGGTCCATGTCTGGGGTGGAGAGAGGGACCGGGAAAACCTTATCAGTGGCTCCACTACAACGAAGCTCTACTAAGAGCGAAAAACTTCGGTGCTGGTCTGGTGGCATTAGGTCTGAACCCTGGCCCAGAGACCTTCATTGGTATCTACTCTCAGAACTGCCCTGAGTGGATCCTCACTGAGCAGGGTCTTTACTGCCAGTCCATGGTCATCGTGCCACTCTATGACACACTGGGACCAGAGGCTTGCAACTTTATTATCAACCAAG CTTCCATCAATACTGTGGTGTGTCAGGATGACCGTAAGATGAGTCAGCTGTTGCAGAATCCACCTAAGTGTCTCAAGACACTTATTGCTATCAAAGATATTAGTCCCGAGACTGCCGAGCGTGCTAAGAAATTAGGCATGGTTATCAAGTTCTTTGAAGAGATCGAAACCCTGGGTGCTGCAAGTGAACTTCCGGAACTG CCTCCACAGCCAGAGGACCTCTGCACTATCTGCTACACATCTGGTACTACTGGTAATCCTAAGGGCGTTATGTTATCACACGAAAACATTGTTGCAGATGTTTCTGCAACACTCCTACAGCTAGCTGAGCACAAACCACACAAG AGTGACGTGATGTTATCGTTCTTGCCACTGGCACACATGCTGGAGCGTTGCTGTGAGGTGGCTGTTTATATAGCAGGTGGTGCTGTAGGCTTCTACTCGGGTGACATTCGTAATCTTGTCGATGACTATAAAGCTTTGCGACCAACCATCACCCCATCCGTCCCTCGCCTCCTGAATCGTGTTTATGATAAAGTCACATCATCGGTGAATGGTTCTGCCATTAAAAAGCTCATGTTGAAGATGGCGGCTGCAAGCAAGAAAGCTGAAATTGAGAG AGGTGTGATCAGAAGATCATCCATTTGGGACAAGTTAGTGTTCAAGAAAGTGCAAGATGGTATGGGTGGTAGATTGAGACTGCTGGTTGTGGGTTCTGCACCTCTGGCAGGCAATGTTCTCACCTTCATGAGAGTTGCATTAGGATGCGTT ATTGTGGAAGGATACGGCCAAACAGAATGTGGTGCTCCAGCCACACTGACCATCCAAGGTGACTACAGACCTGACCATGTAGGTCCTCCTATTGCTTGTAATGCTATCAAGCTTTGTGATGTTCCAGACATGGATTATTATGCTGCTCAAG GTCAGGGTGAAGTTTGTATCAAAGGTTCCAATGTATTCAAAGGATACTTCAAAGATCCAGAAAAGACTCGGGAAGCAGTTGATGCCTCAGGATGGCTTCACACTGGGGACATTGGCCAGTGGCTACCT AATGGAACATTGAAAATTATTGATCGTAAAAAACACATCTTTAAGCTTGCACAAGGTGAATACATAGCCcctgaaaaaatagaaaatatataTGTACGATCACAGTACGTTGCTCAAGTCTTCGTACATGGTGAAGGTCTTAAG GCGAGTGTGGTGGGAATTGTGGTACCAGAGGTAGAGGCTATTAAAGAATGGGCAAGAGAACAAGAGATACCCGGCACTCTCTCGGTTCTCTGTGCTAATCCTCACATTAAACAACTTATTATGGATGATATTACGAACCTCGGCAAGGCAGCTGGTTTGAAGTCCTTTGAGCAG GTCAAGGATATCTACTTGCACCCAGACCTCTTCAGTGTCCAGAATGGTCTCCTGACTCCTACTCTCAAATCCAAGAGACCACAACTAAAAAAATACTTCACTCCGCAAATTGATGACATGTATGCTAAATTGCCCTAA
- the LOC128688910 gene encoding long-chain-fatty-acid--CoA ligase 1 isoform X2, which yields MLCGEMENRCGKGLLEEYAPLMGGVVAAAALVTATYYLTRPASVPPQVDLDEQSHTIVEGAELIRVSKLTKEAREGKFMKFLYEDTRTLYDVFRRGVKESNNGPCLGWREGPGKPYQWLHYNEALLRAKNFGAGLVALGLNPGPETFIGIYSQNCPEWILTEQGLYCQSMVIVPLYDTLGPEACNFIINQASINTVVCQDDRKMSQLLQNPPKCLKTLIAIKDISPETAERAKKLGMVIKFFEEIETLGAASELPELPPQPEDLCTICYTSGTTGNPKGVMLSHENIVADVSATLLQLAEHKPHKSDVMLSFLPLAHMLERCCEVAVYIAGGAVGFYSGDIRNLVDDYKALRPTITPSVPRLLNRVYDKVTSSVNGSAIKKLMLKMAAASKKAEIERGVIRRSSIWDKLVFKKVQDGMGGRLRLLVVGSAPLAGNVLTFMRVALGCVIVEGYGQTECGAPATLTIQGDYRPDHVGPPIACNAIKLCDVPDMDYYAAQGQGEVCIKGSNVFKGYFKDPEKTREAVDASGWLHTGDIGQWLPNGTLKIIDRKKHIFKLAQGEYIAPEKIENIYVRSQYVAQVFVHGEGLKASVVGIVVPEVEAIKEWAREQEIPGTLSVLCANPHIKQLIMDDITNLGKAAGLKSFEQVKDIYLHPDLFSVQNGLLTPTLKSKRPQLKKYFTPQIDDMYAKLP from the exons GGCGCAGAGCTGATCCGTGTGTCGAAGCTGACCAAGGAGGCCCGGGAGGGCAAGTTCATGAAGTTTTTATATGAGGACACCAGAACACTCTACGATGTCTTCCGTAGAGGTGTTAAGGAATCTA ATAATGGTCCATGTCTGGGGTGGAGAGAGGGACCGGGAAAACCTTATCAGTGGCTCCACTACAACGAAGCTCTACTAAGAGCGAAAAACTTCGGTGCTGGTCTGGTGGCATTAGGTCTGAACCCTGGCCCAGAGACCTTCATTGGTATCTACTCTCAGAACTGCCCTGAGTGGATCCTCACTGAGCAGGGTCTTTACTGCCAGTCCATGGTCATCGTGCCACTCTATGACACACTGGGACCAGAGGCTTGCAACTTTATTATCAACCAAG CTTCCATCAATACTGTGGTGTGTCAGGATGACCGTAAGATGAGTCAGCTGTTGCAGAATCCACCTAAGTGTCTCAAGACACTTATTGCTATCAAAGATATTAGTCCCGAGACTGCCGAGCGTGCTAAGAAATTAGGCATGGTTATCAAGTTCTTTGAAGAGATCGAAACCCTGGGTGCTGCAAGTGAACTTCCGGAACTG CCTCCACAGCCAGAGGACCTCTGCACTATCTGCTACACATCTGGTACTACTGGTAATCCTAAGGGCGTTATGTTATCACACGAAAACATTGTTGCAGATGTTTCTGCAACACTCCTACAGCTAGCTGAGCACAAACCACACAAG AGTGACGTGATGTTATCGTTCTTGCCACTGGCACACATGCTGGAGCGTTGCTGTGAGGTGGCTGTTTATATAGCAGGTGGTGCTGTAGGCTTCTACTCGGGTGACATTCGTAATCTTGTCGATGACTATAAAGCTTTGCGACCAACCATCACCCCATCCGTCCCTCGCCTCCTGAATCGTGTTTATGATAAAGTCACATCATCGGTGAATGGTTCTGCCATTAAAAAGCTCATGTTGAAGATGGCGGCTGCAAGCAAGAAAGCTGAAATTGAGAG AGGTGTGATCAGAAGATCATCCATTTGGGACAAGTTAGTGTTCAAGAAAGTGCAAGATGGTATGGGTGGTAGATTGAGACTGCTGGTTGTGGGTTCTGCACCTCTGGCAGGCAATGTTCTCACCTTCATGAGAGTTGCATTAGGATGCGTT ATTGTGGAAGGATACGGCCAAACAGAATGTGGTGCTCCAGCCACACTGACCATCCAAGGTGACTACAGACCTGACCATGTAGGTCCTCCTATTGCTTGTAATGCTATCAAGCTTTGTGATGTTCCAGACATGGATTATTATGCTGCTCAAG GTCAGGGTGAAGTTTGTATCAAAGGTTCCAATGTATTCAAAGGATACTTCAAAGATCCAGAAAAGACTCGGGAAGCAGTTGATGCCTCAGGATGGCTTCACACTGGGGACATTGGCCAGTGGCTACCT AATGGAACATTGAAAATTATTGATCGTAAAAAACACATCTTTAAGCTTGCACAAGGTGAATACATAGCCcctgaaaaaatagaaaatatataTGTACGATCACAGTACGTTGCTCAAGTCTTCGTACATGGTGAAGGTCTTAAG GCGAGTGTGGTGGGAATTGTGGTACCAGAGGTAGAGGCTATTAAAGAATGGGCAAGAGAACAAGAGATACCCGGCACTCTCTCGGTTCTCTGTGCTAATCCTCACATTAAACAACTTATTATGGATGATATTACGAACCTCGGCAAGGCAGCTGGTTTGAAGTCCTTTGAGCAG GTCAAGGATATCTACTTGCACCCAGACCTCTTCAGTGTCCAGAATGGTCTCCTGACTCCTACTCTCAAATCCAAGAGACCACAACTAAAAAAATACTTCACTCCGCAAATTGATGACATGTATGCTAAATTGCCCTAA
- the LOC128688910 gene encoding long-chain-fatty-acid--CoA ligase 1 isoform X5, with amino-acid sequence MSKMGRKNGDLIPDHPNKICYNPVRLPMELDNQSDVVKGAELIRVSKLTKEAREGKFMKFLYEDTRTLYDVFRRGVKESNNGPCLGWREGPGKPYQWLHYNEALLRAKNFGAGLVALGLNPGPETFIGIYSQNCPEWILTEQGLYCQSMVIVPLYDTLGPEACNFIINQASINTVVCQDDRKMSQLLQNPPKCLKTLIAIKDISPETAERAKKLGMVIKFFEEIETLGAASELPELPPQPEDLCTICYTSGTTGNPKGVMLSHENIVADVSATLLQLAEHKPHKSDVMLSFLPLAHMLERCCEVAVYIAGGAVGFYSGDIRNLVDDYKALRPTITPSVPRLLNRVYDKVTSSVNGSAIKKLMLKMAAASKKAEIERGVIRRSSIWDKLVFKKVQDGMGGRLRLLVVGSAPLAGNVLTFMRVALGCVIVEGYGQTECGAPATLTIQGDYRPDHVGPPIACNAIKLCDVPDMDYYAAQGQGEVCIKGSNVFKGYFKDPEKTREAVDASGWLHTGDIGQWLPNGTLKIIDRKKHIFKLAQGEYIAPEKIENIYVRSQYVAQVFVHGEGLKASVVGIVVPEVEAIKEWAREQEIPGTLSVLCANPHIKQLIMDDITNLGKAAGLKSFEQVKDIYLHPDLFSVQNGLLTPTLKSKRPQLKKYFTPQIDDMYAKLP; translated from the exons GGCGCAGAGCTGATCCGTGTGTCGAAGCTGACCAAGGAGGCCCGGGAGGGCAAGTTCATGAAGTTTTTATATGAGGACACCAGAACACTCTACGATGTCTTCCGTAGAGGTGTTAAGGAATCTA ATAATGGTCCATGTCTGGGGTGGAGAGAGGGACCGGGAAAACCTTATCAGTGGCTCCACTACAACGAAGCTCTACTAAGAGCGAAAAACTTCGGTGCTGGTCTGGTGGCATTAGGTCTGAACCCTGGCCCAGAGACCTTCATTGGTATCTACTCTCAGAACTGCCCTGAGTGGATCCTCACTGAGCAGGGTCTTTACTGCCAGTCCATGGTCATCGTGCCACTCTATGACACACTGGGACCAGAGGCTTGCAACTTTATTATCAACCAAG CTTCCATCAATACTGTGGTGTGTCAGGATGACCGTAAGATGAGTCAGCTGTTGCAGAATCCACCTAAGTGTCTCAAGACACTTATTGCTATCAAAGATATTAGTCCCGAGACTGCCGAGCGTGCTAAGAAATTAGGCATGGTTATCAAGTTCTTTGAAGAGATCGAAACCCTGGGTGCTGCAAGTGAACTTCCGGAACTG CCTCCACAGCCAGAGGACCTCTGCACTATCTGCTACACATCTGGTACTACTGGTAATCCTAAGGGCGTTATGTTATCACACGAAAACATTGTTGCAGATGTTTCTGCAACACTCCTACAGCTAGCTGAGCACAAACCACACAAG AGTGACGTGATGTTATCGTTCTTGCCACTGGCACACATGCTGGAGCGTTGCTGTGAGGTGGCTGTTTATATAGCAGGTGGTGCTGTAGGCTTCTACTCGGGTGACATTCGTAATCTTGTCGATGACTATAAAGCTTTGCGACCAACCATCACCCCATCCGTCCCTCGCCTCCTGAATCGTGTTTATGATAAAGTCACATCATCGGTGAATGGTTCTGCCATTAAAAAGCTCATGTTGAAGATGGCGGCTGCAAGCAAGAAAGCTGAAATTGAGAG AGGTGTGATCAGAAGATCATCCATTTGGGACAAGTTAGTGTTCAAGAAAGTGCAAGATGGTATGGGTGGTAGATTGAGACTGCTGGTTGTGGGTTCTGCACCTCTGGCAGGCAATGTTCTCACCTTCATGAGAGTTGCATTAGGATGCGTT ATTGTGGAAGGATACGGCCAAACAGAATGTGGTGCTCCAGCCACACTGACCATCCAAGGTGACTACAGACCTGACCATGTAGGTCCTCCTATTGCTTGTAATGCTATCAAGCTTTGTGATGTTCCAGACATGGATTATTATGCTGCTCAAG GTCAGGGTGAAGTTTGTATCAAAGGTTCCAATGTATTCAAAGGATACTTCAAAGATCCAGAAAAGACTCGGGAAGCAGTTGATGCCTCAGGATGGCTTCACACTGGGGACATTGGCCAGTGGCTACCT AATGGAACATTGAAAATTATTGATCGTAAAAAACACATCTTTAAGCTTGCACAAGGTGAATACATAGCCcctgaaaaaatagaaaatatataTGTACGATCACAGTACGTTGCTCAAGTCTTCGTACATGGTGAAGGTCTTAAG GCGAGTGTGGTGGGAATTGTGGTACCAGAGGTAGAGGCTATTAAAGAATGGGCAAGAGAACAAGAGATACCCGGCACTCTCTCGGTTCTCTGTGCTAATCCTCACATTAAACAACTTATTATGGATGATATTACGAACCTCGGCAAGGCAGCTGGTTTGAAGTCCTTTGAGCAG GTCAAGGATATCTACTTGCACCCAGACCTCTTCAGTGTCCAGAATGGTCTCCTGACTCCTACTCTCAAATCCAAGAGACCACAACTAAAAAAATACTTCACTCCGCAAATTGATGACATGTATGCTAAATTGCCCTAA
- the LOC128688910 gene encoding long-chain-fatty-acid--CoA ligase 1 isoform X3 yields the protein MSEVDTGLLEEYAPLMGGVVAAAALVTATYYLTRPASVPPQVDLDEQSHTIVEGAELIRVSKLTKEAREGKFMKFLYEDTRTLYDVFRRGVKESNNGPCLGWREGPGKPYQWLHYNEALLRAKNFGAGLVALGLNPGPETFIGIYSQNCPEWILTEQGLYCQSMVIVPLYDTLGPEACNFIINQASINTVVCQDDRKMSQLLQNPPKCLKTLIAIKDISPETAERAKKLGMVIKFFEEIETLGAASELPELPPQPEDLCTICYTSGTTGNPKGVMLSHENIVADVSATLLQLAEHKPHKSDVMLSFLPLAHMLERCCEVAVYIAGGAVGFYSGDIRNLVDDYKALRPTITPSVPRLLNRVYDKVTSSVNGSAIKKLMLKMAAASKKAEIERGVIRRSSIWDKLVFKKVQDGMGGRLRLLVVGSAPLAGNVLTFMRVALGCVIVEGYGQTECGAPATLTIQGDYRPDHVGPPIACNAIKLCDVPDMDYYAAQGQGEVCIKGSNVFKGYFKDPEKTREAVDASGWLHTGDIGQWLPNGTLKIIDRKKHIFKLAQGEYIAPEKIENIYVRSQYVAQVFVHGEGLKASVVGIVVPEVEAIKEWAREQEIPGTLSVLCANPHIKQLIMDDITNLGKAAGLKSFEQVKDIYLHPDLFSVQNGLLTPTLKSKRPQLKKYFTPQIDDMYAKLP from the exons GGCGCAGAGCTGATCCGTGTGTCGAAGCTGACCAAGGAGGCCCGGGAGGGCAAGTTCATGAAGTTTTTATATGAGGACACCAGAACACTCTACGATGTCTTCCGTAGAGGTGTTAAGGAATCTA ATAATGGTCCATGTCTGGGGTGGAGAGAGGGACCGGGAAAACCTTATCAGTGGCTCCACTACAACGAAGCTCTACTAAGAGCGAAAAACTTCGGTGCTGGTCTGGTGGCATTAGGTCTGAACCCTGGCCCAGAGACCTTCATTGGTATCTACTCTCAGAACTGCCCTGAGTGGATCCTCACTGAGCAGGGTCTTTACTGCCAGTCCATGGTCATCGTGCCACTCTATGACACACTGGGACCAGAGGCTTGCAACTTTATTATCAACCAAG CTTCCATCAATACTGTGGTGTGTCAGGATGACCGTAAGATGAGTCAGCTGTTGCAGAATCCACCTAAGTGTCTCAAGACACTTATTGCTATCAAAGATATTAGTCCCGAGACTGCCGAGCGTGCTAAGAAATTAGGCATGGTTATCAAGTTCTTTGAAGAGATCGAAACCCTGGGTGCTGCAAGTGAACTTCCGGAACTG CCTCCACAGCCAGAGGACCTCTGCACTATCTGCTACACATCTGGTACTACTGGTAATCCTAAGGGCGTTATGTTATCACACGAAAACATTGTTGCAGATGTTTCTGCAACACTCCTACAGCTAGCTGAGCACAAACCACACAAG AGTGACGTGATGTTATCGTTCTTGCCACTGGCACACATGCTGGAGCGTTGCTGTGAGGTGGCTGTTTATATAGCAGGTGGTGCTGTAGGCTTCTACTCGGGTGACATTCGTAATCTTGTCGATGACTATAAAGCTTTGCGACCAACCATCACCCCATCCGTCCCTCGCCTCCTGAATCGTGTTTATGATAAAGTCACATCATCGGTGAATGGTTCTGCCATTAAAAAGCTCATGTTGAAGATGGCGGCTGCAAGCAAGAAAGCTGAAATTGAGAG AGGTGTGATCAGAAGATCATCCATTTGGGACAAGTTAGTGTTCAAGAAAGTGCAAGATGGTATGGGTGGTAGATTGAGACTGCTGGTTGTGGGTTCTGCACCTCTGGCAGGCAATGTTCTCACCTTCATGAGAGTTGCATTAGGATGCGTT ATTGTGGAAGGATACGGCCAAACAGAATGTGGTGCTCCAGCCACACTGACCATCCAAGGTGACTACAGACCTGACCATGTAGGTCCTCCTATTGCTTGTAATGCTATCAAGCTTTGTGATGTTCCAGACATGGATTATTATGCTGCTCAAG GTCAGGGTGAAGTTTGTATCAAAGGTTCCAATGTATTCAAAGGATACTTCAAAGATCCAGAAAAGACTCGGGAAGCAGTTGATGCCTCAGGATGGCTTCACACTGGGGACATTGGCCAGTGGCTACCT AATGGAACATTGAAAATTATTGATCGTAAAAAACACATCTTTAAGCTTGCACAAGGTGAATACATAGCCcctgaaaaaatagaaaatatataTGTACGATCACAGTACGTTGCTCAAGTCTTCGTACATGGTGAAGGTCTTAAG GCGAGTGTGGTGGGAATTGTGGTACCAGAGGTAGAGGCTATTAAAGAATGGGCAAGAGAACAAGAGATACCCGGCACTCTCTCGGTTCTCTGTGCTAATCCTCACATTAAACAACTTATTATGGATGATATTACGAACCTCGGCAAGGCAGCTGGTTTGAAGTCCTTTGAGCAG GTCAAGGATATCTACTTGCACCCAGACCTCTTCAGTGTCCAGAATGGTCTCCTGACTCCTACTCTCAAATCCAAGAGACCACAACTAAAAAAATACTTCACTCCGCAAATTGATGACATGTATGCTAAATTGCCCTAA